The Nitrospira sp. KM1 genome includes a window with the following:
- a CDS encoding LysM peptidoglycan-binding domain-containing protein, which produces MKTREAKLAKSWAMVRVIPLLCGGIILNGCVLNEKYEAEKARSLNFQRLLAQEEKRTAELDNEVKRSKKELVEYETRNRELTAQVQAVREQMSRVQEEADAVKEASLLERKAKGDMKRATAPVMKKSPATEPGGMSDVLGTSSFGLSDSPSATDSPESSAMASGSGTPNVHIVKPGETLYRISRRYGVKVELLRKWNKLQDDLLEVGQKLIVGQE; this is translated from the coding sequence ATGAAGACGAGAGAAGCGAAGTTGGCGAAATCTTGGGCGATGGTAAGGGTCATCCCTCTGCTCTGCGGGGGAATCATCCTGAATGGTTGCGTCTTAAACGAAAAATATGAAGCTGAGAAAGCGCGCAGTCTAAATTTTCAGCGGCTACTCGCTCAGGAAGAAAAACGAACGGCCGAGTTGGACAATGAGGTCAAGCGTTCAAAAAAAGAATTGGTGGAATACGAGACCAGAAACCGTGAATTGACTGCGCAGGTACAGGCAGTCCGTGAACAGATGAGTCGTGTGCAGGAGGAAGCCGACGCTGTCAAGGAAGCCTCTCTGCTGGAACGCAAGGCCAAGGGTGACATGAAACGTGCCACTGCTCCTGTCATGAAGAAGTCTCCCGCAACGGAGCCAGGTGGTATGTCTGATGTTCTTGGTACTTCGTCCTTTGGATTGTCCGATAGCCCATCGGCCACGGACTCTCCAGAATCAAGCGCCATGGCATCAGGTTCCGGGACCCCAAATGTGCATATCGTGAAACCCGGTGAGACATTGTATCGTATTAGCCGTCGCTACGGCGTAAAGGTCGAGCTGCTGCGTAAATGGAACAAGCTGCAGGACGACCTCCTTGAAGTAGGTCAAAAGTTAATCGTCGGTCAGGAGTAG